CTGATCTGACAGCACTTTTTGATCAATATTATCAAGAAGCCCTTTCTGCTGGGTACCAACTTGAAGATTATGCAATTACGCCTTATGGTAACTTTCATAAAGCATCGCAAAAAAAATACTCAGGCAACAGCATTACTCGTTCAGAAAAATCTCAGCCTTGGTTTAAGAAATTCCTGAACAAGTTTAGAAGCAAGCGTAATTCATTTCATTTAGATCAATAATCTGCTAATGAGTTGAATCAATTTAGGTTTTAATGAGATTTTTGACTCATTAACTTGATATGAATCATAAAGATAAGCGATGAAAGAGGCAGGAGCATGCGTGATTTAGTGTTTAATTATTTTGTTCGAAATTTGACAAAATATGCCTACAAAATTTTAAAACCAGCTACATATAAACACAACAGGCGCTATTGGCCTTTTTACCGTGTGGTTCGTAATACAGCGGGACATATTGATCAGGTTTTCTTTAGGAATACCTTAATTGCAGACCATAGGCTTAAACTAAACAATAGACATTCAAAATGCATGCTGATCGCAACAGGCCCGTCCATTAAAAAGATCCCTAAGCATTTTTTTAAACATGAGCAACTAGACTACATTGGCGTCAACGGCGCAATCGCTTTAAGTGAGGTCACTTTTCAGCATTATGTCATTATTGATCATGATTTTGTACAAAACCGTTTTGATCTCGTTGAGCGGGTTTTAGACACAGCATGTAATTTTTTTACCACTGCACGTTGCTTAGATTACATCTTAAGAAAAGTAAAAATTGAACAGATTCGCTGTCAATTTAAAATTATTGAAATCACAAGTCACGGTAAAAATGAACTTTTTATGGGAAACACCGTTCTTGTTGATGAAAAAGTTAAAAGCCCTTACTTTTACAATGGTTATGGTTTTTCAACGCAGATGTATGACACAGTATTTGACTACTACACCGTGGCTTATACCGCATTACAGATTATGTCTGGATTAAATTACCCATATATCTATATCGCAGGTTTAGATATGAATAACTTTAACTTACCACGCTTTTATGAAACTTTAGATGCAAAACAACCGACTCTATTAAACCAACATACCCAATCAATCTTAGCAGCATTTGAAACAGCAGCTTATTTCTTTAAAATTCAAAATGTGTCTGTTTATAATCTTTCCCCATACAGTCTCATCGAATCATTTGAGAAATTAACACTCGACCAAGACACCATCCTCTAAACGGTTCAGATCATCCAATTTGATTGAAAGTTAAGGTAAGGGATTACTCGGATCATGATGGAAATCTAGCAGTGAATCTTGAAAATACATTCCTTTTTCATAAAATTCGCCTGCATGTTTACGCTCTTTACCGGCAAATTTAATCAATTTAGGATATTCACCTGAATGATGATTGATTGCCATTTCAATTAAGGTTTTTTCCTTCACCCATTTATTTTTTACCTGATAGTAAAAAGCATTTTGATCACAGTCGATCAAGGTAATACTAGGCAATGTTTTCAGCATGATCACCTGACACACCACATAGGAAATCAGGTACTCTAAATTACTAATCTTTTGAAATATTTTTTCATGATTTGGTACAGTACGTTTAATTTCATGAATATAGTTTTTAGGACCAACCTGCATGGCCTTCACCAACTCATCAAACCAGTCTTTAAAAAAACGATTATTGGGAATCGTGGCTAAAAGCCAATTCTCTATGACTGGAGAATCAATATTGGTGGTGTTTTTTTTACGATAATAGGCAAAACTTTCGGTCTGATTTTGAGAAACTAACTCTTGAATCCAGTCCAAATTTTCATACACGATAATACTTGCATCCAACCAGATTCCTCCATAAACATGAAGTAATTTGAATCGGATTAAATCAGCTTTATGCTGTGGTAGATGAATATTTAACGCATCAAAATCTATCTGTATAAATTGCTCAACAGTTTTTGGTGTTAAAAAATGAACCGTATAATCTGTATTTCTTTGCTTTATATTTTCTATGCAATTTTCAACAAATAATGGTACATCCCCTTCCCAATACAACCAAATCAGCTTCGGTATTTTCGCCGCTGTGGGCTTTGGATTAAGGGTAATCATATTTGCATAGTTATGAATGTTTGAATTCGTGCCTCTAATCTTGTAAAAATACATCAGATAAAACTTAAGCATATAATAAGTTTTTTTAAATATTTTCATTTAATTATGTCCAAGATACGCATTGGCTTATTCCTTGAATAATGAATATTATATTTTATTATCAATGGGATTTGATCAATAAATAATATTCAGTGATGAAGATATACCCTGAATTTCAAGAATTTAACATATGTTTGAGCGCATAATAACGATCACGCCACATCCGCTTTTGCTTTTTAAAACCATAAGATGATGATCTATTTTCTTTTTGCTTGCGCGAGATACCCTCGATTGCAACCGTCCCCAGAATATCACTATCAATACCTGCTGGTTTAACCAATGGCGGCCATACGCCTAAGCCCTTGCCATTTTGGCTCAACCAACTTTGGAAAAAGACATCGACTGGCATCTCAATTTTTCGACCAGCTTGAACGAAAGCTTGAGCGCCTTGTCTTGACCATATTAGTCCCAAACCTCGGATAGGAAAATAATAGGCATGCCATAACGAAAAATCATTCAACTGAACAATATCTTTGGCAAACTTTTTCTTTTTAGACGCTAAATTAATCAGATACCACTCTAATTCTGGATGACTATGTAAATAGTGAATGAGTTGATCTACTGATTTTTTAAAATCAGCTGAAATTTTCATGTCATCTTCAAGTACGACCAAATAATCGGCATCGCTTTTTAAAAATTTTTCCGCACAGCCGTAATGGCTGAGATAACAGCCTATTTCTGAATTGAGTAATCTTCTGCCTAAGTTTTGTTGGGTGGCTGCATCATCA
This genomic window from Acinetobacter sp. TGL-Y2 contains:
- a CDS encoding lipopolysaccharide biosynthesis protein, with translation MRDLVFNYFVRNLTKYAYKILKPATYKHNRRYWPFYRVVRNTAGHIDQVFFRNTLIADHRLKLNNRHSKCMLIATGPSIKKIPKHFFKHEQLDYIGVNGAIALSEVTFQHYVIIDHDFVQNRFDLVERVLDTACNFFTTARCLDYILRKVKIEQIRCQFKIIEITSHGKNELFMGNTVLVDEKVKSPYFYNGYGFSTQMYDTVFDYYTVAYTALQIMSGLNYPYIYIAGLDMNNFNLPRFYETLDAKQPTLLNQHTQSILAAFETAAYFFKIQNVSVYNLSPYSLIESFEKLTLDQDTIL
- a CDS encoding glycosyltransferase family 32 protein encodes the protein MKIFKKTYYMLKFYLMYFYKIRGTNSNIHNYANMITLNPKPTAAKIPKLIWLYWEGDVPLFVENCIENIKQRNTDYTVHFLTPKTVEQFIQIDFDALNIHLPQHKADLIRFKLLHVYGGIWLDASIIVYENLDWIQELVSQNQTESFAYYRKKNTTNIDSPVIENWLLATIPNNRFFKDWFDELVKAMQVGPKNYIHEIKRTVPNHEKIFQKISNLEYLISYVVCQVIMLKTLPSITLIDCDQNAFYYQVKNKWVKEKTLIEMAINHHSGEYPKLIKFAGKERKHAGEFYEKGMYFQDSLLDFHHDPSNPLP
- a CDS encoding glycosyltransferase family 25 protein; its protein translation is MKVETYLINLEGSHDRLARATEQLQAVNWSFERFAAYDGRGKALSSFDDYDDAATQQNLGRRLLNSEIGCYLSHYGCAEKFLKSDADYLVVLEDDMKISADFKKSVDQLIHYLHSHPELEWYLINLASKKKKFAKDIVQLNDFSLWHAYYFPIRGLGLIWSRQGAQAFVQAGRKIEMPVDVFFQSWLSQNGKGLGVWPPLVKPAGIDSDILGTVAIEGISRKQKENRSSSYGFKKQKRMWRDRYYALKHMLNS